Proteins co-encoded in one Setaria viridis chromosome 9, Setaria_viridis_v4.0, whole genome shotgun sequence genomic window:
- the LOC117835102 gene encoding protein phosphatase 2C 32 isoform X1, with amino-acid sequence MGNSTSRVVGCFAPADKAGVDLDFLEPLDEGLGHSFCYVRPGAAADSPAITPSNSERYTLDSSVMDSETRSGSFRQEAAEDLAAAAAAAAAAGLQRPSRSFGETTFRTISGASVSANASSARTGNLSVSLAGEVQEPAAAFESTASFAAVPLQPVPRGSGPLNTFLSGPLERGFASGPLDKGAAGFMSGPLDKGVFMSGPIDGGNRSNFSAPLSYGRRKAGLGHLVHRISRPMKTALSRTFSRNSQNPGWVHKFLLHSMAQLPWARDAKSRSEGSQNGLEAGLPEPEYNVTRNLQWAHGKAGEDRVHVVLSEEQGWLFIGIYDGFSGPDAPDFLMSNLYKAIDKELEGLLWVYEESSERSDHVSTHEEGEPVATSMDAPHGDGSQFQIDSGKQEQLGNVEKRNVSAEKDCDDSALQVQPNCTSSEQKDLATQVSSSQELGADEIVEETAEADLGNDLQSRESHNSNRGLSSTDLNISCSCMAENSAYCDQHGRFLKENRKSKRLFELLEMELLEDHNRSVSKASPEGRKTQNLHNTLAGTTEGSSRNAAEISRCSLAATGECYEDSEDLGSSRHADSVLGIDPKECSGCSISTSSSGHKQTTRRFLFGSKLRKMYKKQKLLQKKFFPWNYDWHRDQPHVEESIIQPSEVIRRCKSGPVEHDAVLRAMSRALETTEEAYMEIVERELDRHPELALMGSCVLVMLMKDQDVYVMNLGDSRVILAQDNDQYNCSSFLKGDLRHRNRSRESLVRVELDRISEESPMHNPNSHLSSNTKAKELSICRLKMRAVQLSTDHSTSIEEEVLRIKAEHPDDPQAIFNDRVKGQLKVTRAFGAGFLKKPKYNEALLQMFRVDYVGTSPYISCNPAVLHHRLCTNDRFLVLSSDGLYQYFSNDEVVSHVSWFMENVPEGDPAQYLVAELLCRAAKKNGMDFHELLDIPQGDRRKYHDDVSVMVISLEGRIWRSSG; translated from the exons atggGCAACAGCACGTCCCGGGTCGTCGGCTGCTTCGCGCCGGCCGACAAGGCCGGCGTCGACCTCGACTTCCTCGAGCCGCTCGACGAAGGGCTCGGACACTCCTTCTGCTACGTCCGCCCGGGCGCGGCCGCAGACTCCCCCGCCATCACGCCCTCCAACTCCGAGCGATACACGCTCGACTCCAGCGTCATGGACTCGGAGACCCGCAGCGGCTCCTTCCGCCAGGAGGCCGCCGAGGACctggctgctgccgccgccgcggcggcggctgccgggcTGCAGCGGCCCAGCAGGAGCTTCGGCGAGACCACCTTCCGGACCATATCGGGGGCCTCGGTCAGCGCTAATGCGTCCTCTGCCAGGACGGGCAACCTCAGCGTCTCCCTTGCAGGCGAGGTGCAGGAGCCCGCTGCCGCGTTTGAGAGCACAGCCTCCTTCGCCGCCGTGCCCTTGCAGCCAGTGCCGCGAGGGTCAGGGCCGCTCAATACCTTCTTGTCGGGGCCGCTGGAGAGAGGATTTGCGTCTGGGCCGCTGGACAAAGGCGCTGCCGGGTTCATGTCGGGGCCATTGGACAAGGGGGTCTTCATGTCAGGCCCTATCGATGGTGGCAACAGAAGCAACTTCTCAGCACCTCTTTCGTATGGTCGGAGGAAAGCTGGCCTAGGACATCTTGTACATAGGATTAGCAGACCCATGAAAACCGCATTGTCGAGAACATTTAGCAGGAACTCGCAAAATCCAGGCTGGGTTCACAAGTTTCTGTTGCATTCCATGGCTCAGCTGCCCTGGGCAAGGGATGCAAAGTCCAGATCAGAAGGCTCACAGAATGGGTTGGAAGCTGGGCTACCGGAACCTGAGTATAATGTGACAAGGAACCTGCAGTGGGCTCATGGAAAGGCAGGGGAAGATAGGGTTCATGTTGTTCTGTCCGAAGAGCAAGGATGGCTTTTCATTGGAATTTATGATGGTTTCAGTGGCCCTGATGCACCTGACTTTCTGATGAGCAACCTATACAAGGCCATTGATAAAGAACTGGAAGGACTGCTCTGGGTTTATGAAGAAAGCTCTGAAAGGAGCGATCATGTATCTACTCATGAAGAGGGTGAACCAGTCGCTACTTCTATGGACGCTCCTCATGGTGATGGCAGTCAGTTCCAGATTGACAGTGGGAAACAAGAACAACTTGGTAATGTTGAAAAACGTAATGTGTCAGCAGAAAAGGATTGTGATGACAGTGCCTTGCAAGTTCAGCCAAATTGTACCAGTAGTGAACAGAAAGATTTGGCTACACAAGTTTCAAGCAGTCAGGAGTTGGGCGCTGATGAGATAGTTGAGGAAACGGCTGAAGCTGATCTGGGAAATGATCTCCAAAGTAGAGAGTCTCACAACTCAAACAGAGGTCTCTCAAGTACAGATTTAAACATTAGCTGTAGCTGTATGGCAGAGAATAGTGCCTATTGTGATCAACATGGCAGATTCTTGAAAGAAAACAGAAAGAGCAAGCGTCTTTTTGAGCTACTTGAGATGGAATTGTTGGAAGATCATAACAGAAGTGTGTCTAAGGCATCACCAGAGGGAAGGAAAACCCAGAACTTGCATAATACGCTTGCAGGCACTACAGAAGGAAGCTCCAGAAATGCAGCAGAGATCTCCAGGTGTTCATTGGCAGCAACAGGAGAATGCTATGAGGATTCTGAGGATCTTGGAAGTTCAAGGCATGCTGATAGTGTACTTGGCATTGATCCCAAAGAGTGTAGTGGGTGTTCAATTTCGACATCTTCATCAGGGCACAAGCAAACTACAAGAAGATTTTTATTTGGATCAAAGTTGAGGAAGATGTACAAAAAGCAAAAGTTGTTGCAGAAGAAGTTTTTCCCATGGAACTATGATTGGCACAGAGATCAACCTCATGTTGAGGAAAGCATTATTCAACCTTCGGAAGTCATAAGGAGATGCAAGTCAGGACCAGTGGAGCATGATGCTGTATTGAGGGCAATGTCACGGGCACTTGAAACAACCGAGGAAGCATACATGGAAATAGTGGAAAGGGAGCTTGATCGACATCCGGAGCTTGCATTGATGGGCTCATGTGTCCTTGTAATGTTGATGAAGGACCAGGATGTGTATGTCATGAATCTTGGGGATAGCCGAGTTATCTTGGCACAGGACAATGATCAGTATAACTGCTCAAGTTTCTTAAAAGGAGATTTACGACATCGAAACAGGTCAAGGGAGTCGCTGGTTCGTGTCGAGCTTGATAGGATATCAGAAGAGTCCCCTATGCATAATCCTAACAGCCACCTAAGTAGCAATACAAAAGCTAAGGAACTCTCAATATGCAGATTGAAAATGAGAGCAGTGCAATTGTCAACTGACCATAGCACAAGTATTGAGGAG GAAGTCTTGCGGATTAAGGCAGAACATCCTGATGATCCTCAAGCTATCTTTAATGATAGAGTGAAGGGGCAATTGAAGGTTACTAGAGCATTTGGTGCCGGCTTTCTAAAGAAG CCAAAATATAACGAGGCACTGCTTCAAATGTTCCGCGTCGACTATGTTGGCACATCACCGTATATCAGCTGCAACCCTGCTGTACTTCACCATCGTCTCTGCACAAATGATCGATTTCTTGTACTGTCATCAGATGGATTGTATCAATATTTCAGCAATGATGAGGTAGTTTCGCATGTTTCGTGGTTCATGGAAAATGTACCAGAGGGAGACCCTGCGCAATACCTTGTAGCTGAACTTCTATGTCGTGCAGCCAAAAAGAATG GGATGGATTTTCATGAGTTACTGGATATTCCCCAGGGTGATCGTCGGAAATACCATGATGATGTTTCTGTTATGGTAATCTCACTTGAAGGAAGAATATGGCGATCTTCTGGATGA
- the LOC117835102 gene encoding protein phosphatase 2C 32 isoform X2, producing the protein MGNSTSRVVGCFAPADKAGVDLDFLEPLDEGLGHSFCYVRPGAAADSPAITPSNSERYTLDSSVMDSETRSGSFRQEAAEDLAAAAAAAAAAGLQRPSRSFGETTFRTISGASVSANASSARTGNLSVSLAGEVQEPAAAFESTASFAAVPLQPVPRGSGPLNTFLSGPLERGFASGPLDKGAAGFMSGPLDKGVFMSGPIDGGNRSNFSAPLSYGRRKAGLGHLVHRISRPMKTALSRTFSRNSQNPGWVHKFLLHSMAQLPWARDAKSRSEGSQNGLEAGLPEPEYNVTRNLQWAHGKAGEDRVHVVLSEEQGWLFIGIYDGFSGPDAPDFLMSNLYKAIDKELEGLLWVYEESSERSDHVSTHEEGEPVATSMDAPHGDGSQFQIDSGKQEQLGNVEKRNVSAEKDCDDSALQVQPNCTSSEQKDLATQVSSSQELGADEIVEETAEADLGNDLQSRESHNSNRGLSSTDLNISCSCMAENSAYCDQHGRFLKENRKSKRLFELLEMELLEDHNRSVSKASPEGRKTQNLHNTLAGTTEGSSRNAAEISRCSLAATGECYEDSEDLGSSRHADSVLGIDPKECSGCSISTSSSGHKQTTRRFLFGSKLRKMYKKQKLLQKKFFPWNYDWHRDQPHVEESIIQPSEVIRRCKSGPVEHDAVLRAMSRALETTEEAYMEIVERELDRHPELALMGSCVLVMLMKDQDVYVMNLGDSRVILAQDNDQYNCSSFLKGDLRHRNRSRESLVRVELDRISEESPMHNPNSHLSSNTKAKELSICRLKMRAVQLSTDHSTSIEEILFFQLVSKIQTHHLP; encoded by the exons atggGCAACAGCACGTCCCGGGTCGTCGGCTGCTTCGCGCCGGCCGACAAGGCCGGCGTCGACCTCGACTTCCTCGAGCCGCTCGACGAAGGGCTCGGACACTCCTTCTGCTACGTCCGCCCGGGCGCGGCCGCAGACTCCCCCGCCATCACGCCCTCCAACTCCGAGCGATACACGCTCGACTCCAGCGTCATGGACTCGGAGACCCGCAGCGGCTCCTTCCGCCAGGAGGCCGCCGAGGACctggctgctgccgccgccgcggcggcggctgccgggcTGCAGCGGCCCAGCAGGAGCTTCGGCGAGACCACCTTCCGGACCATATCGGGGGCCTCGGTCAGCGCTAATGCGTCCTCTGCCAGGACGGGCAACCTCAGCGTCTCCCTTGCAGGCGAGGTGCAGGAGCCCGCTGCCGCGTTTGAGAGCACAGCCTCCTTCGCCGCCGTGCCCTTGCAGCCAGTGCCGCGAGGGTCAGGGCCGCTCAATACCTTCTTGTCGGGGCCGCTGGAGAGAGGATTTGCGTCTGGGCCGCTGGACAAAGGCGCTGCCGGGTTCATGTCGGGGCCATTGGACAAGGGGGTCTTCATGTCAGGCCCTATCGATGGTGGCAACAGAAGCAACTTCTCAGCACCTCTTTCGTATGGTCGGAGGAAAGCTGGCCTAGGACATCTTGTACATAGGATTAGCAGACCCATGAAAACCGCATTGTCGAGAACATTTAGCAGGAACTCGCAAAATCCAGGCTGGGTTCACAAGTTTCTGTTGCATTCCATGGCTCAGCTGCCCTGGGCAAGGGATGCAAAGTCCAGATCAGAAGGCTCACAGAATGGGTTGGAAGCTGGGCTACCGGAACCTGAGTATAATGTGACAAGGAACCTGCAGTGGGCTCATGGAAAGGCAGGGGAAGATAGGGTTCATGTTGTTCTGTCCGAAGAGCAAGGATGGCTTTTCATTGGAATTTATGATGGTTTCAGTGGCCCTGATGCACCTGACTTTCTGATGAGCAACCTATACAAGGCCATTGATAAAGAACTGGAAGGACTGCTCTGGGTTTATGAAGAAAGCTCTGAAAGGAGCGATCATGTATCTACTCATGAAGAGGGTGAACCAGTCGCTACTTCTATGGACGCTCCTCATGGTGATGGCAGTCAGTTCCAGATTGACAGTGGGAAACAAGAACAACTTGGTAATGTTGAAAAACGTAATGTGTCAGCAGAAAAGGATTGTGATGACAGTGCCTTGCAAGTTCAGCCAAATTGTACCAGTAGTGAACAGAAAGATTTGGCTACACAAGTTTCAAGCAGTCAGGAGTTGGGCGCTGATGAGATAGTTGAGGAAACGGCTGAAGCTGATCTGGGAAATGATCTCCAAAGTAGAGAGTCTCACAACTCAAACAGAGGTCTCTCAAGTACAGATTTAAACATTAGCTGTAGCTGTATGGCAGAGAATAGTGCCTATTGTGATCAACATGGCAGATTCTTGAAAGAAAACAGAAAGAGCAAGCGTCTTTTTGAGCTACTTGAGATGGAATTGTTGGAAGATCATAACAGAAGTGTGTCTAAGGCATCACCAGAGGGAAGGAAAACCCAGAACTTGCATAATACGCTTGCAGGCACTACAGAAGGAAGCTCCAGAAATGCAGCAGAGATCTCCAGGTGTTCATTGGCAGCAACAGGAGAATGCTATGAGGATTCTGAGGATCTTGGAAGTTCAAGGCATGCTGATAGTGTACTTGGCATTGATCCCAAAGAGTGTAGTGGGTGTTCAATTTCGACATCTTCATCAGGGCACAAGCAAACTACAAGAAGATTTTTATTTGGATCAAAGTTGAGGAAGATGTACAAAAAGCAAAAGTTGTTGCAGAAGAAGTTTTTCCCATGGAACTATGATTGGCACAGAGATCAACCTCATGTTGAGGAAAGCATTATTCAACCTTCGGAAGTCATAAGGAGATGCAAGTCAGGACCAGTGGAGCATGATGCTGTATTGAGGGCAATGTCACGGGCACTTGAAACAACCGAGGAAGCATACATGGAAATAGTGGAAAGGGAGCTTGATCGACATCCGGAGCTTGCATTGATGGGCTCATGTGTCCTTGTAATGTTGATGAAGGACCAGGATGTGTATGTCATGAATCTTGGGGATAGCCGAGTTATCTTGGCACAGGACAATGATCAGTATAACTGCTCAAGTTTCTTAAAAGGAGATTTACGACATCGAAACAGGTCAAGGGAGTCGCTGGTTCGTGTCGAGCTTGATAGGATATCAGAAGAGTCCCCTATGCATAATCCTAACAGCCACCTAAGTAGCAATACAAAAGCTAAGGAACTCTCAATATGCAGATTGAAAATGAGAGCAGTGCAATTGTCAACTGACCATAGCACAAGTATTGAGGAG ATACTATTCTTTCAGTTGGTTAGCAAGATCCAAACTCACCATCTACCTTGA